CCTGCTCCTGAAGATCACCGAGCACCGCTTCCAGAGCGTCCTGATTGCCGTGAATGTCAGCGATAAAGGCGAGGCGCACGTGGGGCATTCTAGTGGGTCGGGTGCAGGCGGTTGGCCCGGCGGCTCGCAATTGCCCCGTTCTAACCCAGTTCGGCCAGTCCGCGTTCGGCCCCGGCCCGGACTTCGGGATGTGGGTCGCGGCGCAAGCGGTCCAGCCCTGGGCGGTCTTCCCAACACCGCAGGGCGTAGGCGGCGGCCTCGCGGACTTCCCAGACCGGATCGCTGAGCGCCAGATCAAGGACGGGGCGCAGCCGGTCTTCTCGGAGGTTCCCGGCCAGCGTGACGGCGTTGCGGGCCATGCCCTTGCGGCGCGGGCGGGCGTGGGCAGCATGGCCGTAGCGCCGCAGAAATTCGCGCTCCGAGACGCCGAAGAAGCCCAGCAGATCGGGGTGGGCCAGCTCTGGGTCGGGATTGAGACTCCGGGCCAGCGCTCCCGCCTTCACGCTCCAGGGACACACCGCGCAGCACACGTCGCAGCCCAGCAACCACTCCCCGATGCCGGGGCGCATCGCCCAGTCCACTGGCCCCCGGTGCTCAATGGTCAAGTACGACACGCACTTGCGGGCGTCGATAGCCCGGTCAGCGTCAATCGCCCCGGTGGGGCAGGCCGAAACGCAGCGCATACATGTGCCGCAGCGGTCAGGGTGAACCGGGCCGTCCGGCTCGTCGGGTAAATCGGTGAGCACGGCGGCCAGCGTCACGAACGCGCCCAGCTCGGTGCTGACCAGCATTCCCGACTTGGCGTGCCAGCCCAGAAAAGCCCGCCCGCCCAGATCGCGCTCCATGATGGGGCCGTGATCAACGTAGCCGCGCGCCCGGAGGCCCAGCGAGGCGGCCTCACTCACCAGCCGGGCCAGCAGCGGCTCGATCTGGGCGTGGTAATCCGGCGTCCAGGCGTAGCGGGCCACCCGCCCGGCCCGCAGACCGCCCGCAGGCACCGTCATCTCCCCGAAGGCGTGGCTGATACCCAGCGCCAGCACCCGGCCCACGCGCGGCGCGGCTCGCAGCGACGCGGAGAGGTCGGCCCGCCGCCACGCGCCGGTTTCCAGGTAGGTCATGCCCGCTTGCCTTCCGCTGGCCAGCCACTCGCCGTAGTTGTGCCAGGCATCCCTCGGCACCTGCCCGGAGGCCCAGCCCGCCACGTCGAAGCCGAGATCCAGCGCCAGATCGCGCAGGGCGTCAGCGGCGCGGGTGGGTGCAGGCAAGGCGCGGGGTGGCATCTCGGTCCAGCTTAGAGGCTCGGCGTAGCCCCCTTGCCGATCAACTCACCTTCTGGGTTACTTTCCCTTCAGAAAATTCCGCATCACGCCCACGCAGGGGCTGGCCTCGCCCTCGGCGTTGCTGCCGCTGATGGTGTGCAGCTTGCCGCCCTGCGACAGGTAAAGCTGGGCGATCTGGTACTTCACGCCGCTCTGGGTGTAGGTGTAGGCCAGCAGTACGCTCCAGTCGCTCTGCTGCGACACCGGCTGCATGCTGAGACTGGTCATGCCCTCCTTGGCGAGGGTCTTTTGCAGCTTGTTACCGAGGCTCAGGGCGTCTTGCTGACTCTGAATCGGCGCGAAGTCCTGCGGATACGCCTGCTCGCGCAGCACGCACGCGCCGCTGGTATCGCGCCAGAAGTTGGGGCCAGCCTGCACCCAGCCTGTCGGCGGTGTGAGAGCGAACGCCGCGCCGCTGAGCAGGGCGCAGGAGGTCAGCAGACGGGCAATCGAAAGGCGCATGGCTCTAGCTTAACGGCTGCGGCGTGAGCGCTTCTAGATGTTTGGTGAGCCCCGCCCGCACATCTGGCCACTCGCTGCGCAGAATGCTGAACATCACGCTGTCGCGGGCGTAGCCGTCGGGCCGCATCTGATACTGGCGTAGGGTGCCTTCCC
This portion of the Deinococcus rubellus genome encodes:
- the queG gene encoding tRNA epoxyqueuosine(34) reductase QueG; the encoded protein is MPPRALPAPTRAADALRDLALDLGFDVAGWASGQVPRDAWHNYGEWLASGRQAGMTYLETGAWRRADLSASLRAAPRVGRVLALGISHAFGEMTVPAGGLRAGRVARYAWTPDYHAQIEPLLARLVSEAASLGLRARGYVDHGPIMERDLGGRAFLGWHAKSGMLVSTELGAFVTLAAVLTDLPDEPDGPVHPDRCGTCMRCVSACPTGAIDADRAIDARKCVSYLTIEHRGPVDWAMRPGIGEWLLGCDVCCAVCPWSVKAGALARSLNPDPELAHPDLLGFFGVSEREFLRRYGHAAHARPRRKGMARNAVTLAGNLREDRLRPVLDLALSDPVWEVREAAAYALRCWEDRPGLDRLRRDPHPEVRAGAERGLAELG